The following are encoded together in the bacterium genome:
- the tuf gene encoding elongation factor Tu (EF-Tu; promotes GTP-dependent binding of aminoacyl-tRNA to the A-site of ribosomes during protein biosynthesis; when the tRNA anticodon matches the mRNA codon, GTP hydrolysis results; the inactive EF-Tu-GDP leaves the ribosome and release of GDP is promoted by elongation factor Ts; many prokaryotes have two copies of the gene encoding EF-Tu), which translates to MVMPGDNITMEIELIVPVAMEKELRFAIREGGHTVGAGVVTQIIE; encoded by the coding sequence AGATGGTGATGCCCGGGGATAACATCACGATGGAGATCGAGTTGATCGTGCCGGTGGCGATGGAGAAGGAACTGCGTTTCGCCATCCGTGAGGGCGGCCACACCGTGGGCGCCGGCGTCGTCACCCAGATCATCGAGTAA
- the rpmG gene encoding 50S ribosomal protein L33, with product MREQITLACSECKRRNYNKTRDKRKKPEKVEIKKYCKWCRKHTLHKETK from the coding sequence ATGCGCGAGCAAATCACGTTGGCCTGTTCCGAGTGCAAAAGGCGCAATTACAATAAGACCCGGGACAAGCGCAAAAAGCCGGAGAAGGTCGAGATCAAGAAGTATTGCAAGTGGTGCCGCAAGCACACCCTGCACAAGGAGACCAAGTAA